The Psychroflexus sp. ALD_RP9 region ACAAAATCGTCAAACCAAGCTTCTCCTTTTCCAGAAAGTATACCTGCTATGAAAATATTTTCTGCTTCTTTGGGGTAATTCAGTGTTATACTGTATTTTTTCCAATCTCTTGTTCCTGTGATATTTTGGCTTTGCATATTGTTAAATGCCAATGTGCCTCCATTTCCGTCAATTCTTAATAATAAACCTGCAAAACCATTTTTAACCTCTTTAATTTTCATAAAACCTTCAAGTCGTATTTTTTTACCTTTAAAGTTTGCAGGAATTTTATAAGCAATACTACCAAAAGAATTCCCCTCTTGGCCTGAAGTGATTTTGCCCGATTTTTTTCCTGAGTGAGCATTTTTATCTATCGTCAAATCATAGAATCCCCATTTAAACCAATCGTCGGCGAGAGTGTTTTCATCAGTATGTTTTTCAAATCCGAGGTTGTATTTTTTGTTTTCTTGACAATGACAATTCAAAGCAATAATTGTCATTAATGCGATTAGTGTTTTTTTCATTGATTTCGTTTTTTATATAACAGATCTTAGGTTTATAAATTGCCCAAGCTTATAATTCAATGATTATTTTTTGTTTTAAAACGAATTAAATTTAAACCTTTTTAAGTTTTATAAAAATATTAATTAAAGGTATAACATATTTGCAAATAAATTTTTATGTTTTCATCAATAAAATGGAAGTATGTGTTATATGCATATGTTTATTCGGATGAATTTTCATGAATAATTATTTTATAGAACTAAACTTCTTTTCGGTTTTATGTTGCCAAATAATCAATAATGGAATACCAATAAGCGATGGTAACGCAAAAGCCAAGAATGGATTCATTACATCAAAGCGAGTCACCATAGTAGACAAAAATGCTGTAATTGTTGCGATATAACCACCCATCATATTACCAATATGAGCGAGATACCAATGATAAGCTTTATTTGGTCTCAAAATAAATGGTTTTAGATTTGTGTAGGAGATTAGTAAACCACCTAGCCCAAATCCTAAAGAAAGTAAGGCTCCACCAGAGGTAAATCCATTTTTTAATGCATAATAAATTCCTAAACCAATAAATAGAATATTTACCACAGCGTTTAAAGTACCTGCAAACCAATCGTACCAACTAGCATTTTGTTTCTTGTGTAAAGCTTTTAGCTTTAATGACCTGACTCCGCAAAACACACTATAGTAGCTTAAAAAAGCAATAAGAAATAAAAATTTGTTATATCTAAAACCTGCAACAATAATTCCAGTTATAAAAACAGCTGTCATTGCATAAGCATATATTTTACCAAATATTTTATGCCATTTTTTACCTTTTGCACTAAAGATAGCTATCAGTCCTGAAAGAAGAGAAATTGTACCAACAACAATGTGAAGATATAGAATATTAATTATGAAATTTTCCATTATATTAGATTTTATGGATGTAAAATTGCATTAAGAAAATAAAATGCTATTCTTTAATAGATTCCTTTGTGATTAATGGGACGTATTTGGGATAATTGGGAATTCTATTTTTGTAGTTGATTTATAAAAGTAGAAATTGTTTTTGCTTTGGTTCTAGAAACAGGAATTTTTTCCTCACAATTTTTTAATTGAAGTCGAAGGTTACGGGCATTACCTTCTATTTTTATGATGTAATTTCCATTAACAATAAAACTGTTATGGCATCTTATAAAAATTTTATTTGGCAATTGGGTTTCAAAAGTTTTTAATCGATTTCTAATTAGTTTTTTTTGAATTGCCCCTGAATTTAAAAAAAACACTTCAATATAATTTCCAACCGATTTTAAGTAGATTAAATCTTCAGAATTTAATTGAAGTTGAATAGCATCATTTTCAGATTTAATAACTAGATGTTTTTGAACTTTAGATTTAGTTGAATAAGTTGCAATCAATTCATCTTGAAGCACTTTTGTTAAATTATCAGCTTTCTTTAATTGTGACTTTTGATGTTTATATTGTTCAAATTGAAGCATAATAATAACTGGGATTATGCTTATGCCAATTGTTATTGAAGTGGTTTTAAGCAGCAATTGTAACATTGAGGTATTATCATCATCAATAACAAACAGTGCAACACTAATTATTACAGCTATATTAAATAGTACGGTAAGAATTAATAATAGCTCTTTTCCAACGGTCCATTTATCTTCTATTGTTTCTTTAGAAACTATTTTCTTTAAAATATAGACTGTCATTAGTATAATTAATGCTACAACTACTGAAATTATAAAAGCTATAATTAATCGAGGTTGAAATTCTAGTTCATGAAATTGTAATGGCGCTAAAAAACTTATTATTAAAAACGTAATCGTGCTAGGAATTACTACACTAAAGGTATTAAATATAAATGGGTATGGTTTGTTGAAAATTATACTCATTCTATTATAAGGTAAAGATTGTTAACAAGTTGTATATGGTTTCCTTAGCATTTCATTATGGCATTTTTCTTCATCTATAAAAGTAATTATAAGGACGAAAAAAGTTAGCAGCGAATGATTATAATCGGCAAAACGAATTGTGCATAAATTAAAAACGAAATGTACAATTTTTAGAGAAACAAACCCCGTTTAAGTGCTGTTTAATCGGGGTTTAATTTGTTCGTTATACGTTTAGTTCGAACTTCACCTTTTCGCCCGCTAAAAGCTTATGAGTAGCTTTGATGTTATTTTGATAAATATGAACATTAGCAAGCATCAGACTAATCGACTTCAACGGGACATCGATCTGACGACTGATCAAGTACAAATGATAGATATCGGCGGGCAATCCTAGACTGGCATCAGAACTCCGCTGATATGCACTTAAGACCAATTCACCTTTATCAATCTGAAACTGTATAAGACTCAGGCAAGGCTGTTGATTGCTTTCAGCTCCTGTTTCGCCTAGAAATAGTACATAGTTCTTGCTATTGCGCTTCTCAGCATTGATGCGCTTAATCAAAGGCGGTAATTTTTCAAAATATGTCGGGTATGAATTGACCAATATCGGTCCACAATAATCCCACCACGGAATCCCAGCATCTCTATAACGTTCTGTAAGGCGTTCGCCTGACTGAAATAGCTCTAATTCATTCCTAAGCTTATTTCTAGCAATTGCGTGACCTTCAAATATTTCTAAAAGGTCTAATGGCCTAAGTTCTAAATGCTGATTCAAAAGGTATTTTATCTTTCCTTTTTTGTTCGATTGAACCTTGCCAAAATTCAATATATCTTTAAGTTTTCTATGGTATTTATTCATGATTTAAGTTCTTTTATAAAAGTACATTATATCAGTATAGCCAGCGTTGTGACTAGTTTTATTGCTAGTTGTAGTGCAATTCGCTTCTTTAAATGGATTAGCATTTTCACTTGTTCGCGTTTCCACCCATTCGCATAATTCTACGACTTG contains the following coding sequences:
- a CDS encoding LytR/AlgR family response regulator transcription factor; the encoded protein is MSIIFNKPYPFIFNTFSVVIPSTITFLIISFLAPLQFHELEFQPRLIIAFIISVVVALIILMTVYILKKIVSKETIEDKWTVGKELLLILTVLFNIAVIISVALFVIDDDNTSMLQLLLKTTSITIGISIIPVIIMLQFEQYKHQKSQLKKADNLTKVLQDELIATYSTKSKVQKHLVIKSENDAIQLQLNSEDLIYLKSVGNYIEVFFLNSGAIQKKLIRNRLKTFETQLPNKIFIRCHNSFIVNGNYIIKIEGNARNLRLQLKNCEEKIPVSRTKAKTISTFINQLQK
- a CDS encoding thymidylate synthase, giving the protein MNKYHRKLKDILNFGKVQSNKKGKIKYLLNQHLELRPLDLLEIFEGHAIARNKLRNELELFQSGERLTERYRDAGIPWWDYCGPILVNSYPTYFEKLPPLIKRINAEKRNSKNYVLFLGETGAESNQQPCLSLIQFQIDKGELVLSAYQRSSDASLGLPADIYHLYLISRQIDVPLKSISLMLANVHIYQNNIKATHKLLAGEKVKFELNV